In the genome of bacterium, the window CGCCGGTCTCGTTGGATTCGCGCTTTGTCCCTGGCAGCAAGCGCAAACCGATACTCCTCCAACAGCGAATATTCTTCCGCCGATTCTAGGATCGCCATCTGTTCCTCGGGCCAGTTCCGTGGGATGGACCCCAAGATAGGGTACCCTCGCTTCCGCCGGTACGTCACGTAATAGGCGATGCAAAGGATGACCCACGCGGGCCCAGCGATCCGTCCAATGGTGTGTGTGGCGATGACCTCAAAGAGGATGAGGCTCACGCCTGCGATGCCAAGGAACCCAAGCACCGGGATTCGAACCGACTCCCCTCCGCGACGCCACGTAATGTTGAGGGGCACGTGATAGGGACGAGGCGTGACCGGATCGGTGAACCGAAGCCGGACCAACGATACGAAGACCAAGAGGTAGGCTAAGGTCGCGCCGAACGCGTACATGTTCCCCAAGGTATCGAGGGCCTGGGGTGTAAGGAATGAAAGCAGGGCCTCGATGATCGCCAGGGCAGAGAATACAACGATTGTGCGGTAGGGAGTGCGATATTGGGGGTGCACCGCGTTCATCCACCGGGTGGCCAGTCCCAGCTCGCTCATGGAGAACGTCAGCCGGGACGAGCCCATCACTCCCGTGTTGGCGGAGATGAGCAGGATGGTCGCCCCCAGCACGGCCGCGAACGGGCCGGCAATCACCCCGACAATTGGAATGTTTTGAGCCAACAGCGCCACAGGATCGTCCTGGTGCTGCGCGATCTGCTGCCAGGGCAGCATCCCGATTCCCAACGTGGAGAATGCCATCGCGAACAGCAGGACGCTGAAAATCAGTCCGAGCGATGTTCGCGGGATGACCGTGGCCGGACGACGGGTCTCCTGGGCGGCCTGGGAGATCGATTCCAACCCGACGTACGAAATGATCGCCAGTGAAGACCCGTACATGAACTGGGAGAACGTAGGTTGTTGCGTCTGAAACTGGTGCACGAGCAACTCGGGTTTCCACGCGAATAGGAACCCCAGGATGATGACCGATGACTCTGTGACCATGTCGATGCTGCCGATGACCTCGTTGAAGAGTGACGACTCACGTATCCCCCGGATATTGAGCCAGATGAGGAAGAGAATCAACACGACCGTCTCCGCCGCCCAAAATGGGTTGATGTGCCGAAACGGGCCCAGCGTTACCGAGTAATTCCGAATGGCGGGAACGAAGAAGTTGATGTATCCTGCCGAGGCCGCCGCAAACAAGGCGATATCAATGGTGTAGTCAAGGAGGAGCGCCGACCCCGCTATGAACCCCCAGAAATCCCCCAACCCCCGCGCCGTATAGTACTGCCCGCCTCCCGCCACCGGAAAGGAACTCGCGAGTTCGGTGTAGGCGAGACCGATGAGAACGTAGACTGCGCCCGCGACCGCGAACGCAAGAGGAGCAAGCCCCATAGACGCGGCCACGACAATCCCGAGGGCTGCGTAGATGTCGGCACCGACGTCGGCGTATCCCCACATGAACGAGCCCCAAATGGAGATATCTCTGCGAAGGCCCCGGGAAGACCCGGAGTGGGTTTCTTGCGTTTGGGTCATCGGTTGTGATCCCATGTCCCCGAGAAGTGTACCAGGGCCGAGGATCAAGAAACCCTCAAGAAC includes:
- a CDS encoding APC family permease, which gives rise to MWGYADVGADIYAALGIVVAASMGLAPLAFAVAGAVYVLIGLAYTELASSFPVAGGGQYYTARGLGDFWGFIAGSALLLDYTIDIALFAAASAGYINFFVPAIRNYSVTLGPFRHINPFWAAETVVLILFLIWLNIRGIRESSLFNEVIGSIDMVTESSVIILGFLFAWKPELLVHQFQTQQPTFSQFMYGSSLAIISYVGLESISQAAQETRRPATVIPRTSLGLIFSVLLFAMAFSTLGIGMLPWQQIAQHQDDPVALLAQNIPIVGVIAGPFAAVLGATILLISANTGVMGSSRLTFSMSELGLATRWMNAVHPQYRTPYRTIVVFSALAIIEALLSFLTPQALDTLGNMYAFGATLAYLLVFVSLVRLRFTDPVTPRPYHVPLNITWRRGGESVRIPVLGFLGIAGVSLILFEVIATHTIGRIAGPAWVILCIAYYVTYRRKRGYPILGSIPRNWPEEQMAILESAEEYSLLEEYRFALAARDKARIQRDRR